The Leptospira terpstrae serovar Hualin str. LT 11-33 = ATCC 700639 genome includes a region encoding these proteins:
- a CDS encoding transketolase yields MEKIEVAKKFAKDIRIQVIKMVTAANSGHPGGPLGLADIYAALYTSILNHDPKNPEWPERDRLILSNGHVCAVRYASMGLSGYFPVEDLLTFRNINSYLQGHPSTRYMKGIESSSGSLGQGLSVSVGLALGAKLKKETYKIYTCISDGECGEGMTWEAAQSAVHFKTDNLIAFMDRNYIQIDGNTEEVMKLEPLDKKFEMFGWNVINADGHNMEDIFAAFAKAKQHTGGPTLIVFRTILGKGVSYMENNPKWHGTPPNKEQEAQALAELA; encoded by the coding sequence ATGGAAAAAATTGAAGTCGCAAAAAAATTTGCAAAAGATATCCGAATCCAAGTAATCAAAATGGTTACGGCAGCCAACTCTGGTCACCCAGGTGGACCCCTTGGACTTGCTGATATCTACGCGGCACTTTATACTTCTATTTTAAATCATGATCCCAAAAATCCTGAATGGCCTGAAAGAGATCGCCTCATACTTTCCAATGGTCATGTTTGTGCGGTTCGTTATGCTTCTATGGGACTTTCTGGTTATTTCCCCGTAGAAGATTTACTTACGTTTCGTAATATCAATTCTTATCTTCAAGGCCACCCTTCCACTCGTTATATGAAGGGTATTGAATCTAGTTCCGGATCTCTTGGACAGGGATTGTCTGTATCTGTTGGTTTGGCACTTGGTGCGAAACTGAAAAAAGAGACATATAAAATTTATACATGTATTTCTGACGGAGAATGTGGCGAAGGAATGACTTGGGAAGCAGCACAATCTGCAGTCCACTTCAAAACAGATAATCTTATTGCCTTTATGGATCGTAACTATATCCAAATTGACGGAAACACAGAAGAAGTGATGAAGTTAGAACCTTTGGATAAAAAGTTCGAGATGTTCGGTTGGAACGTAATCAATGCAGACGGACATAATATGGAAGATATTTTTGCTGCATTTGCGAAAGCAAAACAACATACCGGTGGACCAACACTAATTGTGTTTAGAACTATTTTAGGAAAAGGTGTCTCTTACATGGAGAATAATCCTAAATGGCATGGAACACCTCCGAACAAAGAACAAGAAGCGCAAGCACTTGCAGAATTAGCATAA
- a CDS encoding transglutaminase-like domain-containing protein: MGQTSFPDFYPDDITRLLYDWEVAPPEKKRFLLKLIASRIPWQIQLESALDEVKDPYLRVQARNLKSEITRHRLRHSFFKLTLRGNTNHYKDLEEMAVQLSSIGFPDQNYAEIKHELDRIALRVSELYDDHSGYLTDELKVQILCQVLFQEEGFVGNIQNYNDPGNSYLFQVIKSRLGIPISLSVVYLLVGQRLGLPLYGTNLPLHFLLQYESEGYFTYIDPFHGGVLLDKFTCEKFLEANGYSNSPKYFTKASTLSMIKRMCRNLIHIYRDNQTKEMENIIKDHLQILDSKSTHVE; encoded by the coding sequence ATGGGTCAAACTTCCTTTCCTGACTTTTATCCGGATGATATCACTCGTTTATTGTATGATTGGGAAGTTGCCCCTCCTGAAAAAAAACGATTTCTATTAAAACTGATTGCCTCTCGCATTCCATGGCAGATCCAATTGGAATCTGCTTTGGATGAAGTGAAAGATCCTTATCTTCGTGTGCAAGCTCGTAATTTAAAATCAGAGATTACTCGTCACAGACTTCGTCATTCCTTCTTCAAACTCACGTTACGCGGGAATACTAATCATTATAAAGATTTGGAAGAGATGGCAGTGCAGTTATCTAGTATTGGTTTTCCTGACCAAAACTATGCCGAAATCAAACACGAATTGGATCGTATTGCTCTTCGAGTGTCTGAATTGTATGATGACCACTCTGGTTATTTAACCGATGAACTCAAAGTGCAAATCCTCTGTCAGGTTTTATTTCAAGAAGAAGGTTTTGTTGGAAATATCCAAAATTATAACGATCCTGGTAATTCTTATTTATTTCAAGTAATCAAAAGTAGATTGGGGATTCCAATTTCATTGTCCGTCGTGTATTTGTTAGTTGGCCAAAGGTTGGGTTTGCCACTTTACGGAACCAATTTACCACTCCATTTTCTATTACAATATGAATCGGAAGGTTACTTTACCTACATTGATCCGTTTCATGGCGGTGTTTTGTTAGATAAGTTTACTTGTGAGAAGTTTTTGGAAGCAAATGGATATTCCAACTCGCCAAAATATTTCACTAAAGCCTCCACACTTTCCATGATCAAACGTATGTGTAGAAATCTTATTCACATCTACAGAGACAACCAAACAAAAGAGATGGAAAATATAATTAAAGATCACCTCCAGATTCTAGACAGTAAATCCACTCATGTGG